Part of the Candidatus Eisenbacteria bacterium genome is shown below.
TGCGGCGACGCTACACAGCCGCCGCCGCGATCGTCAAACGCGCTGCGCCACGTTCCAGCGGACCTGCCGCTCCTGGGCGGCCAGGTAGAGCCCCATGGAGAACCCGAAGCTCGTGAAGAGGCTCATGGTGAAGTAGATCCACGTGCCCTTGAGCCCGCGGCGCGGTCCGTCGATCATCGTCCAGAGCGGAAAGAGGATCGCGTTGGTGATGATGAGGTCCTGCCCGCCCGATCCCGCAGCCGGGTTCGTGAAGAGCATCTTCGTGAAGTGCACCCAGCTCGCCTCGGCCGGGTACGTCTTCACGTAGGTCACGTTGAAGTACCAACCGGCGCACACGGACACGACCGCGAGCACGTAGTAGAGCCCCTCGAGCCAGGTGACGGCCGAGCCCCGCCAGTTGCGCGCGTAGAGGTAGCGGTTGAAGCGCAAGAAGAGGACGACCGTCAGGACGCCCAGGGCGGCGTGGACGAAGAGCGACAGCATGGGGTGTCGCCCCTAGCACGCGGGGGCAGGGATCGCCTACCGAGGGATGGTCGGGCCTGTCCGAATCCATCTGGGTCTGGTCGCGCTGTCCGAGTCCGCCGGAGGGTCGGGTTTTCGCAGGTTGTTCGCCTACCCCTTGTCCGAAGGCGTCCCCATTGCGGTCGCCATGGCCGAGTCCGTTTTCGCTCGACGCGTGGGGCTAGTCGTGACGCCCCCGCCCGTGGGCCCAACTGTCCTATGGCGATGGTCGCAAGTCGTGTAGCCACGCCTCATCGAGCACCTGTGCAACGTAGATCACGCGGCGGAGCGGCAAGAGGTATTGGCAATAGTTGTGGATCGGCTGCCCTGAGGGGTGGCTCGCCGTGAGCAGCGGTATCTGCGGATGCGACGCGCCTGGCCGCTCCCGTCCCGATCCCGGTCATCCGGTCGAGTTCCGCCGCTTGCCCTCGACGCTGTGCGCGCGCTACGCAACGACCTCAGGCCGCGCACCTGAGGGGACTCGTCATGCGCCCAAAGGAGAATGGAATGAGAATCTCGGAGCGAATGACCGGACTCTTGGGAGGGATTGTTGGAACGGCTTTCGTCTCTGGTCTCTTGCTGGCTAGGCCGATCTCCGCTGCGGAGAACCTCAAAGGGCAGGTTCTCGGCGGAGGCGCTCCGATCGTCAACTCGACGGTAACCCTGTGGGCTGCGAGCGTAGGCGCGCCTAAGCAACTCGCGCAGGCGCATACCGGCGCCGACGGCCGCTTCGCGCTCAGTGCAGCCGGCGCACCGGAGAAGGATGTCGTCCTCTACCTTGTCGCCAAGGGTGGCCGGCCCACCGTCAGCAAGACGGCCGCCGATAATCCGGCCATCGCGCTAATGACGATGCTGGGCGCCAAGCCGCCGGGCAACCTCACGATCAACGAACTCACGACCGTCGCCTCCGTGTTCACCGCCGCGCGATTCATGAACGGGGAATCGATCTCGGGGAATCCGCTCGGGCTTCGCATCGCCGCCGGGAACGCGCCGAACCTGGTCGATCCCGTGACCGGCGGCTGGGGCAAGGTGCTGCTGGACCCGCTCAACAGCTCGATGACCACGACGATGGCCAACCTGGACACGCTCGGCTCGCTCATCACTGCCTACTTCACGGTGGCCGACGATGCCTGGCGGGCTCGTTTCCTCAAGGCTGCGACGCCACCCAGCGGTGTGACGCCGAAGAACACGCTCGAAGCGATGGCCGGGATCGCCCGCGCACCGTGGGTCGCGCCGAAGGAGCTGTACGCGTTGTTCGACGAAGCG
Proteins encoded:
- a CDS encoding DUF2834 domain-containing protein, with product MLSLFVHAALGVLTVVLFLRFNRYLYARNWRGSAVTWLEGLYYVLAVVSVCAGWYFNVTYVKTYPAEASWVHFTKMLFTNPAAGSGGQDLIITNAILFPLWTMIDGPRRGLKGTWIYFTMSLFTSFGFSMGLYLAAQERQVRWNVAQRV